A single genomic interval of Salinarchaeum sp. IM2453 harbors:
- a CDS encoding RNA-guided endonuclease TnpB family protein yields MSNQVVTRTLKASISNHSQVSDDLDSHGFAASKLWNVGRWTISRVWDAIGHIPDADELCSYLKTHERYADLHSQSSQRVLQELGEAFVSWYEQDDPDANAPGYRKHGDDHPRSTVTWKNQGFKLDTEYNRVRLSKGTNMKESRYAADYILCEYTLQTADKTLDAIESVQTVRAVWTGETWELHFVCKMRIETADAPGEETAGVDLGICNTAAVSVGDETLLYPGNALKEDAHYFRQQEYETEGENGPSEHADWARQKKSRRQEHFLHAVSRDIVEQCADRGVGKIAVGHPKNIRDDGDWGRHGNKRLHDWAFEALLSHIEYKAQERGIEVERVDEYELATSITCCECGTKADSNRVERGLYVCENCELVANSDLNAAENMRATVTPNPEEDRSNGCLAQPSVRLFDKSTGRVRPQEQVVP; encoded by the coding sequence ATGTCGAATCAGGTGGTCACTCGGACACTCAAAGCGAGTATCAGTAACCACTCGCAAGTCAGTGACGACCTCGATTCGCATGGCTTTGCCGCGTCGAAATTGTGGAACGTCGGGCGATGGACAATTTCGCGTGTCTGGGACGCTATCGGCCACATACCTGATGCCGATGAACTCTGTTCATACCTCAAAACGCACGAACGCTATGCAGACCTACACAGCCAATCTAGTCAGCGAGTTCTTCAAGAACTCGGTGAGGCGTTCGTCTCATGGTACGAACAGGACGACCCAGATGCGAACGCACCGGGCTACCGCAAACACGGCGACGACCACCCGCGCTCGACAGTGACATGGAAAAATCAGGGCTTCAAACTCGATACGGAGTACAACCGTGTGCGTCTCTCGAAAGGCACGAACATGAAAGAGTCGCGCTACGCCGCCGACTACATCCTCTGTGAGTACACGCTCCAGACAGCCGACAAGACGCTCGACGCTATTGAGAGTGTCCAGACGGTGCGTGCTGTCTGGACTGGTGAGACGTGGGAACTCCACTTTGTCTGCAAGATGCGGATTGAGACAGCCGATGCTCCCGGTGAAGAGACAGCAGGCGTTGACCTTGGCATCTGTAACACGGCGGCTGTCTCTGTCGGTGACGAGACACTGTTGTATCCGGGGAATGCCCTGAAAGAAGATGCTCACTACTTCCGACAACAGGAATACGAGACAGAAGGTGAGAATGGCCCGAGCGAGCACGCAGACTGGGCGAGACAGAAGAAATCCCGGCGACAAGAGCATTTCCTGCACGCAGTGTCGAGAGATATTGTTGAGCAATGTGCTGACCGAGGTGTTGGAAAGATAGCAGTCGGCCACCCGAAGAACATCCGTGACGATGGAGACTGGGGGAGACACGGGAATAAACGCCTGCACGACTGGGCATTTGAAGCACTGCTCAGCCACATCGAGTACAAAGCTCAAGAGCGTGGCATCGAGGTTGAGCGAGTAGATGAGTACGAGTTGGCCACGTCGATAACGTGCTGTGAGTGTGGCACGAAAGCCGATTCAAACCGGGTTGAGCGTGGCCTGTACGTCTGTGAGAACTGCGAACTGGTGGCAAATAGCGACTTGAACGCGGCAGAGAATATGCGAGCGACGGTAACTCCGAATCCTGAAGAGGATAGGAGTAACGGCTGCTTGGCACAGCCATCGGTACGCCTGTTCGACAAATCCACGGGCAGAGTACGCCCACAAGAACAGGTTGTCCCGTAA
- a CDS encoding type 1 glutamine amidotransferase, translating into MIGIVDMEVQPDSMFHSTALAESFPSGKRYNIIEDGLPAIDELQGIVVTGSSVGVYQKDEHGWIESAEGFIRNLRDKGIPTLGVCFGHQLINQALGGTVEKGEAMHQIVEYEYKEDPLFDGVPPKIVALHGDYVIKESPEVDIIATADYCPIFATRHQTAPIWTIQGHPELREQHLPDMKRTMGWTKTQHQFAETGGEELIRNFMSLMEP; encoded by the coding sequence ATGATTGGAATTGTTGATATGGAGGTTCAGCCAGACTCAATGTTTCACTCAACAGCGCTCGCTGAATCTTTCCCATCCGGCAAGCGATATAATATCATAGAAGACGGATTGCCTGCAATAGACGAGTTGCAGGGTATTGTGGTTACAGGAAGCTCAGTTGGGGTATATCAAAAAGACGAACATGGCTGGATTGAATCAGCAGAGGGATTCATTCGAAATCTCAGAGACAAAGGTATTCCAACACTTGGTGTGTGTTTTGGGCATCAACTGATCAATCAAGCACTTGGGGGGACAGTAGAAAAAGGAGAAGCAATGCACCAAATTGTTGAGTATGAATATAAAGAAGATCCACTATTTGACGGAGTCCCCCCAAAAATCGTCGCATTACACGGTGACTATGTAATCAAAGAAAGCCCTGAGGTTGATATAATTGCTACAGCGGACTACTGCCCAATTTTTGCAACACGTCATCAGACAGCACCAATCTGGACAATCCAAGGCCATCCAGAACTTCGAGAACAACATCTACCTGACATGAAACGCACAATGGGATGGACAAAGACGCAACATCAGTTTGCAGAGACCGGCGGTGAAGAGCTCATCAGGAACTTCATGTCATTAATGGAACCGTAA
- the thrS gene encoding threonine--tRNA ligase, whose product MSESESHEQIAVVLPDGSELSVTAGASVEDIAYEIGSGLGNDTIGGRINGELVGKEVPVYEDKAEIEIITTDADEAVQVHRHTAAHCLAQAVQRLYDDVQLAIGPPTDDGFYYDFDNLDISEDDLDEIMDEMHKIIEADYTIEYEQVSIEEARARLADQPYKLELLEELAQEGETVSFYKQGDWEDLCKGPHLDSTGDIEAFDLLEIAGAYWKGDEKNPMQTRIYGTAFTSEKDLKEFKERRREAEKRDHRRIGSEMNLFSIQDVTGPGLPLYHPPGKTVLKELQDFVEQINRDAGYEYVETPHVFKTELWKQSGHYENYADDMFLFEVGSDEFGLKPMNCPGHAAIFQDHSWSYRDLPIRYAEDGKVYRKEQRGELSGLSRVWAFTIDDGHLFVKPGDIESEVEQIIEMIDTVLNTFSLDYEIALATRPEKSVGSDEIWERAETQLQSVLERRELDFEVEEGDGAFYGPKIDFAFEDAIGRKWDGPTVQLDFNMPDRFNLSYVGEDNEEHQPVMIHRALYGSYERFFMMLIEHFEGKFPTWLAPEQVRVLPISDSNNDYAQRIASELENQDVRVEVNDRDDTIERKIRGAHEDRVPYQVIVGDNEKEAGELSIRDRQERQQYNVDPDNFYQHLQKEIQQRRTKPDFLE is encoded by the coding sequence ATGTCAGAATCAGAGTCACACGAACAGATAGCAGTCGTATTGCCGGACGGATCAGAACTCTCAGTTACAGCTGGAGCTAGCGTTGAAGATATTGCCTATGAAATCGGTTCAGGGCTTGGTAATGATACAATCGGCGGGCGAATAAACGGAGAGCTAGTTGGTAAAGAAGTTCCCGTCTATGAGGATAAAGCAGAAATAGAAATTATCACTACCGATGCCGATGAGGCCGTTCAAGTTCATCGGCATACTGCCGCACACTGTCTTGCTCAAGCAGTTCAGCGCCTATATGACGACGTTCAACTTGCAATAGGTCCACCAACTGATGATGGCTTCTACTATGATTTTGATAATCTCGATATATCTGAAGATGATCTTGACGAGATCATGGACGAGATGCATAAGATCATCGAGGCGGACTATACTATCGAGTACGAGCAAGTATCAATCGAAGAAGCACGCGCAAGACTGGCAGATCAACCATACAAGCTTGAGTTGCTCGAAGAGCTGGCACAAGAAGGTGAGACTGTCTCGTTCTACAAACAAGGAGACTGGGAAGATCTATGCAAAGGACCACATCTTGACTCTACTGGCGATATCGAGGCCTTTGATCTTCTGGAGATCGCTGGTGCATATTGGAAGGGTGATGAAAAAAATCCAATGCAGACCCGTATTTACGGTACTGCCTTTACATCAGAAAAAGATCTTAAGGAATTCAAAGAGCGCCGCCGGGAAGCCGAGAAACGTGACCACCGCCGAATTGGATCGGAGATGAATCTATTCTCAATACAGGATGTGACTGGTCCTGGACTTCCACTTTATCATCCTCCTGGTAAAACTGTTCTAAAAGAACTTCAGGACTTTGTCGAACAAATTAATCGAGATGCTGGCTACGAATACGTTGAAACTCCTCACGTGTTTAAGACAGAACTCTGGAAGCAATCAGGCCACTACGAGAATTATGCGGACGATATGTTTCTGTTCGAAGTCGGCAGTGATGAATTTGGTCTTAAACCAATGAACTGTCCAGGCCACGCAGCTATCTTCCAAGATCATTCATGGAGCTACCGTGATCTTCCGATTCGATATGCAGAGGACGGAAAGGTATACCGAAAAGAGCAGCGTGGTGAGTTATCTGGTCTCTCTCGTGTCTGGGCATTTACGATTGATGACGGACATCTGTTTGTCAAGCCTGGGGACATCGAAAGTGAAGTTGAGCAAATCATCGAAATGATTGATACAGTATTGAATACATTTAGCTTGGACTATGAAATTGCGCTGGCGACCCGACCAGAAAAATCGGTGGGATCAGATGAAATCTGGGAGCGGGCCGAAACACAGCTTCAATCTGTTCTGGAGCGTAGAGAACTTGACTTTGAAGTCGAGGAAGGGGATGGGGCGTTCTACGGACCAAAAATTGATTTCGCATTTGAGGACGCCATTGGCCGTAAATGGGATGGGCCAACGGTTCAACTCGACTTCAACATGCCAGATAGATTCAATCTTAGTTATGTTGGTGAAGACAACGAAGAACACCAGCCTGTGATGATCCATCGAGCACTCTATGGTAGCTACGAACGGTTCTTTATGATGCTCATTGAGCATTTTGAAGGGAAGTTCCCAACGTGGTTGGCCCCAGAACAGGTTCGGGTCCTCCCAATCAGTGACTCAAATAACGACTATGCTCAACGGATCGCATCTGAACTTGAAAATCAAGACGTTCGGGTTGAAGTCAATGACCGCGACGATACAATTGAACGAAAAATCCGCGGCGCCCATGAAGATCGGGTTCCATATCAGGTAATCGTTGGCGACAACGAGAAAGAGGCGGGTGAGCTATCAATTCGTGACCGACAGGAACGACAGCAGTATAACGTTGATCCTGATAATTTCTATCAACACCTACAGAAAGAAATACAACAACGCCGTACGAAGCCAGATTTCCTAGAGTGA
- the pdxT gene encoding pyridoxal 5'-phosphate synthase glutaminase subunit PdxT yields MELQAGVVAVQGNVSEHAEAVKQAAKQNGHTITVETIRTSGIIPECDLLLIPGGESTTISRLIHREGLAEEIKQHVADGKPVLATCAGLIVLAADPNDERVDSLGLVDVSVERNAFGRQKDSFEAALDIDGLDEPFHAVFIRAPVVANVGDGIDVLAQVNDTPVAVQDGPVIATSFHPELTDDSRIHNLAFFGTDK; encoded by the coding sequence ATGGAATTACAAGCTGGTGTTGTTGCCGTTCAGGGCAACGTAAGTGAACATGCCGAAGCGGTAAAACAAGCAGCTAAGCAAAACGGGCACACCATTACTGTCGAGACAATTCGTACGTCCGGAATAATCCCTGAGTGTGATCTGCTGCTTATTCCAGGTGGTGAATCGACCACAATTTCGCGGTTGATTCATCGGGAGGGACTAGCCGAAGAGATTAAACAACACGTTGCTGATGGAAAGCCAGTGCTTGCAACGTGTGCTGGACTCATTGTACTTGCAGCAGATCCAAATGATGAGCGAGTTGACTCGCTTGGGCTTGTTGATGTATCCGTCGAGAGGAATGCATTTGGTCGACAGAAAGACAGTTTTGAAGCGGCGTTAGATATTGACGGGCTGGATGAACCATTCCATGCCGTCTTTATTCGAGCTCCAGTCGTTGCAAATGTAGGAGACGGGATTGATGTCCTTGCCCAGGTTAACGATACGCCAGTTGCAGTTCAGGATGGACCGGTCATTGCAACTTCATTCCATCCGGAGCTGACAGACGACTCACGGATTCACAATTTGGCGTTCTTTGGCACAGATAAATAG
- a CDS encoding non-histone chromosomal MC1 family protein gives MVREDGKRNFALREENGEETSVFAGNTPRQAALKAARRLEPAPSEDDADPEELRLREKGTDKVHIYDGWAWEEEAPDDKPDWMPDEITEANVSKKGIEHLDE, from the coding sequence ATGGTACGAGAAGACGGTAAGCGAAACTTCGCACTACGGGAAGAGAATGGTGAGGAAACTAGTGTCTTCGCAGGGAATACACCTCGGCAGGCAGCTCTGAAAGCGGCTCGTCGGCTTGAACCGGCACCGTCAGAAGATGATGCTGATCCCGAAGAGCTTCGTCTCCGTGAAAAAGGTACTGACAAAGTCCACATCTATGACGGCTGGGCATGGGAAGAAGAAGCGCCAGACGACAAGCCGGACTGGATGCCTGATGAGATCACGGAAGCAAACGTCTCGAAGAAGGGCATCGAGCATCTTGACGAGTAA
- a CDS encoding preprotein translocase subunit Sec61beta: MSSGQNSGGLMSSAGLVRYFDAEDQNAVQVDPKTVVAFGLLLGIFVQMLAIVY, from the coding sequence ATGAGCAGTGGACAGAACTCTGGTGGCCTGATGTCAAGTGCCGGACTCGTCCGGTACTTTGATGCCGAAGATCAGAACGCAGTACAGGTGGATCCAAAGACAGTCGTTGCGTTCGGACTACTTCTGGGAATCTTCGTCCAGATGCTAGCAATTGTATACTGA
- the trxA gene encoding thioredoxin, with translation MSVTIKDFYADWCGPCETQDPILEEISEEWGDQCDIEKIDVDEQQDVANEYHVRSLPTLVIEQDGEIVDRFVGVTPRDDIEDSLQDAGLQ, from the coding sequence ATGTCTGTAACGATTAAAGACTTCTATGCGGACTGGTGTGGACCGTGTGAAACGCAAGATCCGATTCTTGAGGAAATCTCTGAGGAGTGGGGCGACCAGTGTGATATCGAGAAGATCGATGTTGACGAACAACAGGATGTCGCAAACGAATATCATGTCCGATCGCTCCCAACGCTGGTCATTGAACAAGATGGTGAAATTGTAGATCGATTTGTCGGTGTAACTCCCCGTGACGACATAGAAGATAGCCTCCAAGATGCTGGATTGCAGTAA
- a CDS encoding CopG family transcriptional regulator: protein MVKSTIRFPETVVDEIETLVNEGHFESKSEFYRFAADYMLERIVDGYTPETIDFEEIKEEVLDEHDLTQQENDEKIPFFESLVIVRQYAMRGNYADAEDFIDHHYSAADRHALILEEVLQQYRKDETQQQEQLTSTPVQPPEHRR, encoded by the coding sequence ATGGTTAAGAGTACAATCCGATTCCCCGAGACGGTTGTCGACGAGATTGAGACTCTTGTCAATGAGGGACACTTCGAGAGCAAATCAGAATTCTACCGATTTGCTGCTGATTACATGCTTGAACGCATTGTTGATGGATACACACCTGAAACAATTGATTTTGAGGAGATTAAAGAAGAAGTGCTTGATGAACATGATCTTACGCAGCAAGAGAATGATGAAAAAATACCTTTTTTTGAGTCACTTGTAATTGTGCGACAGTATGCAATGCGAGGGAATTACGCTGACGCAGAGGATTTCATTGACCACCACTACTCCGCCGCGGATCGACACGCGCTTATTCTTGAAGAAGTGCTTCAGCAGTACCGAAAAGACGAAACACAACAGCAGGAACAGCTAACAAGCACGCCAGTGCAACCGCCGGAACATCGACGGTAA
- a CDS encoding FxsA family protein, with the protein MLKWLFALFLLVPLVDAAVLVYVGTQIGWALTILLVVLTALVGSLLVRAEGRRTITSIQQKLVRGDPPANNLIDGGLLIAAGALLVTPGLVTDLLGFLFAIPLTRRPIRSALKRWVIIPKLDKKTGGFATGTVYTYGFPDQDNSDTVTINSTPNESTDSDDPSRERNS; encoded by the coding sequence ATGCTCAAGTGGCTCTTTGCGCTATTCCTGCTGGTTCCACTTGTTGATGCTGCTGTTCTTGTCTATGTTGGCACACAAATCGGTTGGGCCCTGACGATATTGCTGGTTGTTCTAACAGCTCTAGTTGGGTCCTTACTGGTTCGAGCTGAAGGTCGTCGGACAATCACATCAATTCAACAGAAACTTGTTCGCGGTGACCCCCCGGCAAATAATCTCATTGACGGTGGACTTTTGATCGCTGCTGGCGCACTATTAGTGACTCCTGGGCTCGTTACTGATCTCCTTGGATTTCTGTTTGCGATCCCACTGACACGCCGTCCTATTCGGTCTGCTCTCAAGCGCTGGGTTATCATCCCTAAACTTGACAAGAAAACGGGCGGATTTGCTACTGGAACTGTCTATACGTATGGATTTCCAGATCAGGATAACTCTGATACCGTGACAATCAACTCGACACCTAATGAATCAACAGACAGCGATGACCCTTCCCGAGAAAGAAACTCTTAA
- the tnpA gene encoding IS200/IS605 family transposase, translated as MCGPRLKHTAYNINYHFVWCPKSRHSVLDEIEQSLETSSRDVCGEYNYEMPSLHISPDHVHLFISAHPKHSPSGITRKIKRITDRAMWQQHESFLENYFWGGGFWDESYYVGTAGEVSSQTIEQYIRRTEHV; from the coding sequence ATGTGTGGACCACGGTTAAAGCACACAGCGTACAACATTAACTACCATTTCGTGTGGTGTCCAAAGTCCCGTCACTCAGTGCTTGATGAGATAGAACAGTCGTTAGAAACATCGTCCAGGGATGTTTGCGGCGAGTACAATTATGAAATGCCCTCATTGCATATCTCACCAGACCACGTTCACTTGTTTATTTCAGCACATCCGAAACACTCCCCGAGCGGAATTACACGAAAAATCAAACGTATCACAGACAGAGCGATGTGGCAGCAACACGAATCGTTCTTGGAAAATTACTTCTGGGGTGGTGGTTTCTGGGACGAATCGTACTACGTCGGAACGGCAGGTGAAGTATCAAGCCAGACGATTGAACAGTATATTAGGCGAACAGAACACGTTTAG
- a CDS encoding bifunctional nuclease family protein, with amino-acid sequence MDADIDAVRVAGTPQGPVPVVILNVEEHRDVLPIFIGFDEARSIAHGIDALDIGRPMTHDLFLDTIEELGGRMIGVEICDLTEDGTFIANLRIKTPRGKKTIDARPSDSLALAARTNADITIDRAVFEENRRDPGTFSNLQDIREIDDLDI; translated from the coding sequence ATGGATGCAGACATTGATGCGGTTCGGGTTGCTGGAACGCCACAGGGGCCGGTACCGGTAGTTATTTTGAATGTCGAAGAACACAGAGATGTGCTTCCAATTTTTATTGGCTTTGATGAAGCCCGAAGCATTGCACACGGGATTGATGCACTTGATATCGGGCGACCAATGACGCACGATCTGTTTCTTGACACCATAGAGGAATTGGGCGGGCGGATGATCGGAGTCGAAATCTGTGATCTTACCGAAGATGGCACGTTCATAGCCAATCTGCGTATCAAGACACCACGAGGCAAGAAGACAATCGATGCCAGACCAAGCGATTCACTCGCACTTGCAGCACGAACCAATGCCGATATTACGATTGATAGAGCAGTGTTCGAAGAAAATAGACGAGACCCTGGAACATTCAGTAACCTACAGGATATCCGCGAGATTGATGATCTCGATATCTGA
- a CDS encoding type II CAAX endopeptidase family protein produces the protein MEGDESKTIGNTSVSVGNPWIFFGVAFAITLGFWVLTILLGLSADTPVGILLLFLGLTGPGIAGIAFVYFVYDDPGQKDFWDRITNVRRIPAHWFLVILLLPLIVIPSAAIIEIALGGTSASLADWVTGADNLLLAILPTLFMATLVPLLEETGWRGYALDRLQFRHSALIASLILGVVWSLWHFPMFFVEGWHHHENIGFLTLEFWMFHIGIVWLSVVFTWVYNNTRRSIIGAIVLHAVINFTAQTFTLTGRAEVFHITLWFVVIVLITLIWGGENLQKRQQDATSTRCEARRRYLMNCHCW, from the coding sequence ATGGAAGGGGATGAATCAAAAACCATTGGCAATACGTCTGTCTCTGTTGGGAACCCCTGGATATTCTTCGGCGTGGCCTTCGCTATCACGTTGGGGTTCTGGGTACTAACCATTCTTCTGGGTCTCAGTGCAGACACTCCTGTCGGAATCCTATTGCTGTTCTTAGGACTTACTGGTCCTGGGATCGCCGGGATCGCATTCGTATATTTCGTCTACGATGATCCTGGCCAGAAAGATTTCTGGGATCGAATTACAAATGTTCGCCGTATCCCTGCACACTGGTTCTTGGTCATATTGTTGTTACCGTTGATTGTGATCCCCAGCGCAGCGATCATAGAGATCGCACTGGGCGGCACGAGCGCCTCGCTCGCGGATTGGGTGACCGGTGCCGACAACCTCTTGCTAGCGATTCTACCGACACTGTTCATGGCAACGCTTGTGCCGCTGCTCGAAGAGACTGGGTGGCGAGGGTATGCATTAGATCGGCTCCAGTTCAGACATTCTGCGCTGATCGCAAGCCTGATACTAGGCGTCGTCTGGTCTCTCTGGCACTTCCCAATGTTCTTTGTCGAAGGGTGGCATCACCACGAAAATATTGGATTCCTCACGCTAGAGTTCTGGATGTTCCATATTGGGATCGTGTGGTTGTCCGTGGTATTTACCTGGGTGTATAACAACACCCGCCGGAGTATTATCGGGGCCATCGTACTACATGCAGTGATCAACTTCACCGCTCAGACGTTCACCCTGACCGGTCGCGCAGAGGTGTTCCACATCACACTATGGTTCGTGGTTATCGTCCTGATCACGCTGATTTGGGGGGGCGAAAACCTTCAGAAAAGGCAACAAGATGCCACATCCACCCGTTGCGAAGCGAGAAGGCGTTATTTGATGAATTGCCATTGCTGGTGA
- a CDS encoding universal stress protein, whose amino-acid sequence MYQDILLPTDGSDSVSSAVKRGIELARDYDATVHALTVKESTGAVKRDQIRHDPDEAAEQALTAVQKEAEAHSVSTESYVESGVPHAVITDYIDTHDIDLIVMGTHGRTGLQRMLVGSVAERVIRKSDVPVLVISPDDVSE is encoded by the coding sequence ATGTATCAGGATATTCTTCTTCCCACTGACGGCAGTGATAGTGTCTCTAGTGCCGTTAAACGTGGGATAGAACTTGCTCGTGATTACGATGCAACCGTCCATGCATTGACTGTGAAAGAATCTACTGGTGCCGTCAAACGCGATCAAATTCGCCATGATCCCGATGAAGCAGCGGAGCAGGCACTTACTGCAGTCCAAAAAGAAGCTGAAGCTCATTCCGTGTCAACTGAATCATATGTTGAATCAGGCGTTCCGCATGCAGTGATTACAGATTATATTGACACGCACGATATTGATCTAATCGTGATGGGTACACATGGCCGGACAGGATTACAGCGCATGCTTGTTGGAAGTGTTGCCGAGCGAGTTATCCGAAAATCCGATGTTCCAGTACTGGTTATCAGCCCAGATGATGTTTCAGAATAA
- a CDS encoding VOC family protein, with product MNGILDHVMVRVNDLEESLDWYQTHLDYEEKDRYEGDGFTIVYLGPENMHEDGAMLELTHNEGETTEMGDAWGHIAVRVPEGELEAAYQQLMEEGVEDYRDPESCGGRYAFIRDPDGHEIELVQRDQGEMWSIDHTMIRVEDADQAIGYWTRKFEYEETGRWEADTFANYFLEPEGAPAEAMSLELTYNYDGRTYDFGNAWGHLCVRIDELASDWDLLMKREAPEYRPPEDCDNLYAFTKDPSGHEIELLKRDPEAESLFPF from the coding sequence ATGAATGGAATTCTTGATCACGTAATGGTCCGGGTTAATGACCTAGAGGAATCTCTCGACTGGTACCAGACGCACCTGGATTATGAAGAAAAAGACCGATATGAAGGAGACGGCTTCACAATTGTTTACCTTGGCCCAGAAAACATGCATGAGGATGGCGCGATGCTTGAGTTAACACACAACGAAGGTGAGACGACAGAGATGGGTGATGCATGGGGTCATATTGCGGTTCGTGTTCCGGAAGGAGAACTAGAAGCAGCATATCAACAACTCATGGAGGAGGGCGTTGAAGATTACCGAGACCCAGAATCCTGTGGTGGCCGATACGCATTTATTCGGGATCCGGACGGACACGAAATTGAGTTGGTTCAACGCGATCAAGGAGAGATGTGGAGTATTGACCACACAATGATCCGGGTTGAGGATGCTGATCAAGCGATTGGATACTGGACACGAAAATTTGAGTATGAAGAAACCGGACGTTGGGAAGCCGATACCTTTGCCAACTACTTCCTAGAGCCGGAAGGTGCACCGGCTGAGGCAATGTCTCTGGAGTTGACGTATAATTATGACGGAAGGACCTATGACTTTGGCAATGCATGGGGGCACCTTTGCGTTAGAATTGATGAGCTTGCATCCGACTGGGACCTACTGATGAAACGAGAGGCTCCAGAATATCGGCCACCGGAAGACTGCGATAATCTCTATGCGTTTACCAAGGATCCAAGCGGCCATGAAATAGAGCTGCTCAAGCGAGATCCAGAAGCTGAGTCACTGTTCCCATTCTGA
- a CDS encoding helix-turn-helix domain-containing protein, giving the protein MAQPTTTEVLDVIADEYALNILTETEQEAKSAKDLTETCDASETTVYRRIERLKSHGLIKERLEIDRNGHHRKLYKATLEGLSINVEDGSVTVTVETQDDVADRFGQMWGQMRND; this is encoded by the coding sequence ATGGCACAGCCCACAACTACTGAAGTGTTGGATGTGATTGCTGATGAGTACGCACTCAATATACTGACTGAGACGGAACAAGAGGCAAAGTCTGCAAAAGATCTAACAGAAACGTGTGACGCCTCTGAGACGACCGTGTATCGTCGTATTGAACGGCTCAAGTCGCATGGGCTGATTAAAGAACGTCTTGAGATTGATCGGAACGGACATCATCGGAAACTCTACAAAGCGACACTCGAGGGACTGTCAATCAATGTGGAGGATGGATCGGTGACAGTAACAGTCGAGACACAGGACGATGTTGCTGATCGGTTTGGACAGATGTGGGGACAGATGCGAAACGATTGA